A part of Silvimonas soli genomic DNA contains:
- a CDS encoding sensor domain-containing diguanylate cyclase encodes MTAVISPLLTSHRKQLRSVLMLAFATVAVLMAISLSLILGHLATERERQEISAGLQELGAQMSQQLDRGINQRIRDLQVISSLRQIRDPQSSIADNQAVLEKLKQTYPAYAFIGFANPDGTLAYATQGLLEGKSMLERPWFAAGKQGTYVGDVHEAKLLAKLLAKPSSGEPLRFVDISTPVYDLHNQLLGVLGAHLSWEWAREREQNVFSTSRHEQGVQAFVLTHSGQVLLAPSGLPESQRQMPAGLNRAAEAANVLTWPDGKTYLTAVVPTHGYGDFKGLGWTVVVRQPTSVAFAPVQQLQRAIWITGAIGTLIFTLLGAWLATGISRPMLRLAQVAQRLRAGESELEIPLETRYAETERLSASLRHLVAGLNAERGKLAALNQSLEEEVAARTQMLDLANTHLLTTLEERSALVRQLEELASTDTLTGLMNRRAFWRSAEQEFKRALRSNKPLSLVMLDIDHFKQINDLFGHSAGDEALTQLARNCLQELREVDLMARLGGEEFVVLLPDADSASAVAVAERLRECLANTAVQLNDGKHIPITASFGVTEWARDLSLDQALMQTDQALYTAKNGGRNQVSIWDPESENTLG; translated from the coding sequence GTGACAGCCGTTATTTCTCCCCTTTTGACGTCGCACCGCAAACAGCTGCGCTCGGTATTGATGCTGGCCTTTGCTACGGTTGCAGTATTGATGGCGATATCGCTGTCGCTGATTCTGGGGCACTTGGCCACCGAGCGGGAGCGCCAGGAAATCAGCGCGGGACTGCAAGAGCTGGGTGCGCAAATGAGCCAGCAACTGGATCGCGGGATCAACCAGCGCATCCGCGACCTGCAAGTGATTTCGTCTTTGCGCCAGATCCGCGATCCGCAAAGCTCGATTGCCGATAACCAGGCTGTGCTGGAAAAACTCAAACAAACCTACCCTGCCTACGCCTTTATCGGTTTTGCCAACCCGGACGGCACCCTGGCCTATGCTACCCAAGGTTTGCTGGAAGGCAAAAGCATGCTGGAGCGCCCATGGTTTGCCGCTGGCAAGCAAGGCACTTATGTTGGCGACGTACATGAGGCCAAATTGCTGGCCAAATTACTGGCAAAACCCAGTAGCGGGGAGCCGCTGCGTTTTGTTGATATCTCCACGCCGGTTTACGACCTGCACAATCAATTGCTGGGCGTTCTGGGTGCCCATCTTTCCTGGGAATGGGCCCGCGAACGCGAGCAAAACGTGTTTTCCACTTCGCGGCATGAGCAAGGAGTACAAGCCTTTGTGCTGACGCATAGCGGCCAAGTGTTGTTGGCACCTTCCGGTTTACCCGAGAGTCAGCGGCAGATGCCAGCCGGTCTGAACCGCGCAGCCGAGGCGGCCAACGTGCTGACATGGCCTGACGGCAAAACCTATCTCACCGCTGTGGTCCCTACGCACGGATATGGCGATTTCAAGGGTCTGGGCTGGACCGTGGTGGTTCGCCAGCCGACCAGCGTCGCCTTCGCGCCGGTACAACAGCTGCAGCGGGCGATCTGGATTACTGGTGCCATCGGCACATTGATTTTCACGCTGTTGGGCGCGTGGCTGGCGACTGGTATCAGCCGTCCGATGTTGCGGCTGGCACAGGTCGCCCAGCGTTTACGTGCCGGGGAAAGCGAACTGGAGATTCCGCTGGAAACGCGTTACGCCGAAACCGAACGCCTTTCGGCGTCGCTGCGCCATCTGGTGGCGGGCCTGAACGCCGAACGCGGCAAGCTGGCAGCACTGAATCAATCGCTGGAAGAAGAAGTCGCCGCCCGCACGCAAATGCTGGACTTGGCCAATACGCATTTACTCACAACGCTGGAAGAACGCAGCGCCTTGGTGAGACAACTGGAAGAACTCGCCAGCACCGACACGCTTACCGGCTTGATGAACCGGCGCGCCTTCTGGCGTAGTGCCGAGCAGGAATTCAAACGCGCCCTGCGCAGCAACAAGCCGCTTTCCCTGGTCATGCTGGATATCGATCACTTCAAGCAGATTAATGATTTGTTTGGCCACAGCGCTGGCGATGAAGCGTTGACCCAATTGGCGCGTAACTGTCTACAGGAACTGCGCGAAGTCGATTTGATGGCGCGGCTGGGCGGTGAAGAATTTGTGGTGCTATTGCCCGACGCCGACTCTGCCAGCGCGGTCGCAGTGGCAGAGCGCTTGCGCGAGTGCCTTGCGAACACGGCGGTACAGCTCAATGACGGCAAGCACATCCCCATTACTGCCAGTTTTGGCGTCACTGAATGGGCACGCGACCTGAGTCTGGATCAGGCGCTCATGCAAACCGACCAGGCGCTCTACACAGCCAAAAATGGTGGGCGTAACCAGGTCAGCATCTGGGATCCAGAATCCGAAAACACGCTCGGCTAG
- the lysA gene encoding diaminopimelate decarboxylase — translation MKPVNGPLLARIAAEFGTPCYVYDAAVIRDRIAKLRYFDVVRFAQKANSNTHLLKLMRAEGVLVDSVSLGELERALAAGYTVGDEPCPMVLTADILDRTTLARVVELKVPVNAGSPQMLEQLGQASPGHRVWLRINPGFGHGHSRKTNTGGESSKHGIWYEHLGAAIELVKKYQLDLVGLHMHIGSGVDYSHLQRVCDAMVEQVKSSGHDIRAISAGGGLSIPYHAENAADTIDTEHYFSVWDGARKQIEAFLGHPVHLEIEPGRFIVAEAGKLLAEVRAKKDVGSNHFVLVDAGFNDLTRPAMYGSFHEISIVHADGSATDGAIRPTVVAGPLCESGDVFTVEDGGIVAPRALPEAEIGDLMVFHDAGAYGASMSSNYNSRPLVPEVLVDGDKVTLIRRRQTIAELLALEAV, via the coding sequence ATGAAGCCCGTCAACGGCCCTCTGCTAGCCCGCATCGCCGCCGAGTTCGGTACCCCTTGTTATGTCTATGACGCAGCGGTCATTCGCGACCGCATTGCCAAACTGCGTTATTTCGATGTGGTGCGCTTTGCCCAAAAAGCCAATTCCAATACGCATTTGCTGAAATTGATGCGCGCAGAAGGCGTGCTGGTGGATTCGGTCTCGCTGGGTGAACTGGAACGCGCTTTGGCTGCGGGTTATACCGTGGGTGATGAGCCGTGTCCGATGGTGCTGACCGCCGATATTCTGGATCGCACAACGCTGGCCCGTGTCGTCGAACTGAAAGTGCCGGTTAATGCCGGTTCGCCACAAATGCTGGAGCAACTGGGCCAGGCCAGCCCGGGTCATCGGGTATGGCTGCGGATCAACCCCGGTTTTGGTCACGGCCACAGCCGTAAAACCAATACCGGCGGCGAATCCAGCAAGCACGGCATCTGGTATGAACACTTGGGCGCAGCGATTGAACTGGTCAAAAAATACCAGCTTGATCTGGTTGGCCTGCATATGCACATTGGTTCAGGCGTCGATTACAGCCACTTGCAGCGCGTGTGCGATGCCATGGTTGAGCAAGTCAAATCGTCTGGCCACGATATCCGCGCCATTTCGGCAGGCGGCGGTTTGTCGATTCCGTATCACGCAGAAAACGCCGCGGATACTATCGATACCGAGCACTATTTCAGCGTCTGGGACGGTGCCCGCAAGCAGATCGAAGCTTTCCTCGGCCACCCGGTACATCTGGAAATCGAACCGGGCCGCTTTATCGTGGCCGAAGCGGGCAAGTTGCTGGCGGAAGTACGCGCCAAGAAAGACGTCGGTAGCAATCACTTTGTGCTGGTAGACGCAGGTTTCAACGATCTGACGCGCCCAGCCATGTACGGCTCTTTCCATGAGATCAGCATTGTCCATGCCGACGGCAGCGCCACGGATGGCGCCATTCGCCCGACCGTAGTAGCGGGCCCGTTGTGCGAATCTGGTGATGTGTTCACGGTGGAAGACGGCGGTATTGTCGCACCCCGCGCCCTGCCGGAAGCCGAAATCGGCGACCTTATGGTGTTCCACGATGCCGGTGCTTATGGCGCCAGTATGTCGTCCAATTACAACTCGCGCCCATTGGTGCCTGAAGTGCTGGTGGATGGCGACAAGGTCACACTGATTCGTCGCCGTCAGACTATTGCCGAGCTACTAGCCCTGGAAGCGGTTTGA
- the alaS gene encoding alanine--tRNA ligase, with protein sequence MKSAEIRQKYLDFFASKGHQIVASSSLIPANDPTLLFTNAGMNQFKDVFLGFDKRAYTRATTSQKCVRAGGKHNDLENVGYTARHHTFFEMLGNFSFGDYFKEDAIKYAWEFLTSAQWLNLPKEKLWVTVYASDDEAYDIWHKGVGIPAERMIRIGDNKGAPYASDNFWTMGDTGPCGPCTEIFYDHGEGIWGGPPGSPEEDGDRYIEIWNNVFMQFNRDETGTLHPLPKPSVDTGMGLERISAVMQHVHANYEIDLFVDLLQAAAKATGVPYNQETPSLKVIADHIRACSFLIADGVLPSNDGRGYVLRRIIRRAIRHGYKLGQKGLFFYTLVAKLAELMGDAYPELRQRQSAIEDALKQEEELFSRTLENGMALLDGALAGGKTVLEGATAFMLADTFGFPIDLTADVCRERNVTVDMEGFEKALEAQRQQSKAAGQFKMTAGLAYDGEASHFHGYDETSRDARIIALYRGNEAVQQLNAGDDGVVVLDHTPFYAESGGQAGDTGEIAANSGLDGLFDVTDTQKVKADVFGHQGKLVRGSLKVGDTVAATIDLHKRNATARNHSATHLLHAALREVLGKHVEQKGSLVNNERTRFDFSHPKPVTAEELAKIESLVNHVVMQNYPVDVANMSYDDAIKFGAMALFGEKYGDEVRVLKMGDFSTELCGGTHVHRTGDIGFFKVLAEGGVAAGIRRVEATTGENAVAFVQAQDRELKQAAALAQAQPGELLAKLEKLQDNAKSLEKELAKLKGQLAASKGDELADSATVIGNAKVLAVELPGADNTALRETLDKLKDKLGSAAIVLASTAEGKVTLVAGVTADLTSKVKAGELVNFVAQQVGGKGGGRPDMAQAGGTQPENLAGALAGVIAWVAAKL encoded by the coding sequence ATGAAATCCGCTGAAATCCGGCAGAAATACCTCGATTTCTTCGCCTCGAAGGGCCACCAGATTGTGGCTTCTTCGTCGTTGATTCCCGCCAATGACCCGACGCTGTTGTTTACCAACGCCGGCATGAACCAGTTCAAGGACGTGTTCCTGGGGTTCGACAAGCGCGCTTATACCCGCGCCACCACTTCGCAAAAGTGTGTACGCGCCGGTGGCAAGCACAACGATCTGGAAAACGTGGGCTACACCGCCCGCCACCACACCTTCTTTGAAATGCTGGGCAATTTCAGCTTTGGTGATTACTTCAAAGAAGACGCGATCAAATACGCGTGGGAATTCCTGACCAGTGCGCAATGGCTGAACCTGCCCAAAGAAAAACTGTGGGTGACCGTTTACGCCTCGGACGACGAAGCCTACGACATCTGGCACAAGGGTGTCGGCATCCCGGCCGAGCGCATGATCCGTATCGGCGACAACAAAGGCGCGCCGTACGCATCGGATAACTTCTGGACCATGGGCGACACCGGCCCATGCGGCCCATGTACCGAAATTTTCTACGATCACGGCGAAGGCATCTGGGGTGGCCCTCCTGGCTCGCCAGAAGAAGACGGCGATCGTTACATTGAGATCTGGAACAACGTGTTCATGCAGTTCAACCGGGATGAAACAGGCACGCTGCATCCGCTGCCCAAGCCATCGGTTGATACCGGCATGGGTCTGGAGCGTATCTCGGCAGTCATGCAACACGTGCATGCCAACTACGAGATCGACCTGTTTGTGGATCTGCTGCAAGCCGCAGCCAAAGCCACTGGCGTGCCGTACAACCAGGAAACACCGTCGCTGAAAGTGATCGCCGATCACATTCGTGCCTGTTCCTTCCTGATTGCCGATGGCGTGTTGCCGTCGAACGATGGCCGTGGTTACGTGCTGCGCCGGATTATCCGCCGTGCCATCCGTCACGGTTACAAGCTGGGCCAGAAGGGTCTGTTCTTCTATACGCTGGTGGCCAAGCTGGCCGAACTGATGGGCGATGCCTATCCGGAACTGCGCCAGCGCCAGAGCGCCATTGAAGACGCGCTCAAGCAAGAAGAAGAACTGTTCAGCCGTACACTGGAAAACGGCATGGCGCTGCTGGATGGCGCGCTGGCTGGCGGCAAAACAGTGCTGGAAGGCGCAACCGCCTTCATGCTGGCCGATACCTTTGGCTTCCCGATCGACCTGACCGCTGACGTGTGCCGCGAGCGCAATGTCACGGTGGATATGGAAGGCTTCGAGAAAGCGCTGGAAGCACAACGCCAGCAATCCAAAGCCGCTGGCCAGTTCAAGATGACTGCCGGCTTGGCTTATGACGGCGAAGCTAGTCATTTCCACGGTTACGACGAAACCAGCCGCGATGCCAGGATCATTGCGCTGTATCGCGGTAACGAGGCAGTGCAACAACTGAACGCCGGTGATGATGGCGTGGTGGTGCTGGATCACACCCCGTTCTACGCCGAATCCGGCGGCCAGGCGGGCGATACCGGTGAGATCGCTGCCAACAGTGGTCTGGACGGTTTGTTTGACGTGACCGATACGCAAAAGGTGAAGGCCGACGTGTTCGGCCATCAAGGCAAACTGGTACGCGGTAGCCTGAAAGTGGGCGACACCGTGGCGGCGACCATTGATCTGCACAAACGCAACGCTACCGCGCGCAACCACTCCGCCACTCACTTGCTGCACGCCGCATTGCGCGAAGTACTGGGTAAGCACGTGGAACAAAAGGGTTCGCTGGTCAACAACGAACGCACCCGTTTCGACTTCAGCCACCCCAAACCGGTGACGGCGGAAGAACTGGCGAAGATTGAATCGCTGGTCAATCACGTGGTGATGCAGAACTACCCGGTCGACGTGGCCAACATGAGCTACGACGACGCCATCAAGTTCGGCGCGATGGCCCTGTTTGGCGAGAAGTACGGCGACGAAGTGCGCGTGTTGAAGATGGGCGATTTCTCCACCGAACTGTGCGGCGGTACACACGTGCATCGCACCGGGGATATCGGCTTCTTCAAAGTGCTGGCCGAAGGCGGCGTTGCTGCCGGCATCCGCCGCGTGGAAGCCACTACCGGTGAAAACGCAGTGGCTTTTGTGCAAGCGCAAGATCGTGAACTGAAACAAGCCGCAGCACTGGCCCAGGCACAACCGGGTGAGTTGCTGGCCAAGCTGGAAAAACTGCAGGACAACGCCAAGTCGCTGGAAAAAGAACTGGCCAAACTCAAAGGCCAACTGGCTGCGAGCAAGGGTGACGAACTGGCTGATAGCGCCACCGTTATCGGCAACGCCAAAGTACTGGCCGTTGAATTGCCAGGAGCCGACAACACCGCACTGCGCGAAACACTGGACAAGCTCAAAGACAAGCTGGGCAGCGCGGCGATTGTGCTGGCCAGCACCGCTGAAGGCAAAGTCACGCTGGTGGCAGGTGTGACCGCTGACCTCACCAGCAAGGTCAAAGCCGGTGAACTGGTCAACTTTGTTGCGCAACAAGTCGGCGGTAAAGGCGGCGGTCGTCCGGACATGGCCCAAGCTGGTGGCACACAGCCAGAAAACCTGGCTGGCGCACTGGCCGGTGTCATTGCCTGGGTAGCGGCCAAGCTGTAA